In Silene latifolia isolate original U9 population chromosome 3, ASM4854445v1, whole genome shotgun sequence, a single window of DNA contains:
- the LOC141648753 gene encoding secreted RxLR effector protein 161-like, with product MYLMCSSRPDIAYSVGRLSRYTHNPRHDNWSALVRLLKYLKGTTDFGLSYYGYPPVLEGYCDANWISESKDIHSTSGYVFTLAGAAVSWRSSKQTCIARSTIESEFIALELAGREVEWLRSLVADIPLWQKPVPSVPLHCDSQSAIHVAKNKAYNGKSRHIRLRHNIVCNLIKFGVISLDYVRSESNIADPLTKALNRKLVSETAKKMGLSPPT from the coding sequence ATGTATCTTATGTGTTCATCTCGTCCTGATATTGCATATTCTGTTGGGAGATTGAGTAGATATACTCATAATCCCCGTCATGATAATTGGAGTGCATTAGTTCGTTTGCTTAAATATCTTAAAGGTACAACTGATTTTGGATTATCTTATTATGGTTATCCTCCAGTTTTGGAGGGATATTGTGATGCTAACTGGATCTCGGAGAGTAAGGATATACACTCTACCAGTGGTTATGTTTTTACTTTAGCAGGAGCAGCTGTATCTTGGAGGTCATCCAAGCAAACGTGTATTGCGAGATCTACAATAGAATCGGAATTTATAGCTCTCGAATTGGCTGGTCGAGAAGTAGAATGGTTGAGAAGTTTAGTAGCGGACATTCCTCTTTGGCAAAAGCCCGTGCCATCTGTGCCGCTACATTGTGACTCGCAATCTGCCATTCATGTAGCCAAGAATAAGGCTTATAATGGCAAGAGTAGGCATATACGCCTAAGGCATAATATTGTTTGTAACTTGATCAAGTTTGGTGTTATTTCTTTAGATTATGTGAGGTCGGAAAGTAATATTGCTGATCCACTGACAAAGGCCTTAAACAGGAAACTAGTTTCAGAAACTGCTAAAAAGATGGGATTGAGCCCACCTACGTAG
- the LOC141647310 gene encoding transcription factor bHLH94-like, with amino-acid sequence MALHQQHLFALNNTLLDTWSTPITCLDDIIIPQIYENYNYNFIDDYNGISNYNNNNNNNYNYDITNVGFSTLNEYECGLDDSSPELAKSSEGDHGIPMAEVVMRPRRRRATAKKNKEDIENQRMTHIAVERNRRKQMNEYLKMLRSLMPDSYVQRGDQASIVGGAINFVKELEHNLHYLSAKKHIMENLSNDSSSTSTLPFQEFFTFPQYSTSGHSRDNNDQTNLMGAISQQIGGGVGGVEAEVEVTMVESHANLKIRMKQQPKQLSKLVSGLLCLRFTILHLNVNTAEGLVFYSFNLKVEDNSKMSTVDEIAGAVYNLLCRIQEEQASLIY; translated from the exons atggCATTACATCAACAACACCTTTTTGCCCTTAATAATACTTTACTAGACACCTGGTCTACCCCTATTACATGTCTTGATGATATTATTATTCCTCAAATTTAtgaaaattataattataattttattGATGATTATAATGGTATtagcaattataataataataataataataattataattatgatattactaatgTCGGTTTTTCGACGTTGAACGAGTATGAATGTGGATTGGATGATTCTTCACCGGAATTGGCAAAGAGTAGTGAAGGTGATCATGGGATACCTATGGCTGAGGTGGTTATGAGGCCGAGACGACGACGTGCAACCGCTAAGAAGAATAAGGAGGATATTGAGAATCAAAGGATGACTCACATTGCGGTTGAAAGAAATAGAAGAAAGCAAATGAATGAGTATTTGAAAATGCTTAGATCTTTGATGCCCGATTCTTATGTTCAAAGG GGAGATCAAGCATCAATAGTAGGAGGAGCAATCAACTTTGTGAAAGAGCTTGAACACAACCTACATTACTTGAGTGCCAAGAAACATATTATGGAGAATTTATCCAATGATAGCTCATCAACCTCAACTTTACCTTTCCAAGAATTCTTCACATTCCCACAATACTCGACTTCCGGTCACAGTCGCGATAACAATGATCAAACCAATTTGATGGGTGCAATAAGCCAGCAAATAGGTGGAGGTGTCGGCGGTGTGGAAGCAGAAGTGGAGGTGACAATGGTGGAAAGCCATGCTAACCTCAAGATAAGGATGAAGCAACAACCTAAGCAACTCTCTAAGCTTGTATctggcttgctttgtttaaggtTTACTATATTACATCTTAATGTCAACACTGCTGAAGGACTTGTCTTTTACTCTTTCAATCTCAAG GTAGAAGATAACAGCAAAATGAGTACGGTGGATGAAATAGCAGGAGCTGTGTACAATTTGCTGTGTAGGATTCAAGAAGAACAGGCTTCTCTCatttattaa